From the Ursus arctos isolate Adak ecotype North America unplaced genomic scaffold, UrsArc2.0 scaffold_9, whole genome shotgun sequence genome, the window AAAAGGAGTATTCTCAGTCTTTTATCTTACTTGACATCTCAGCAGCATCTGGCACggatctcctcctcctcttcgaACACCTCCTTTGACAAGGCACTgtcctgttcttttccttcctttcagaagactcttcattctttttcgtgagctccttcttcctcctctatcATCCAGATGTTGTAGTTCCTTGGTGTTCAACCCTAGAGCCTCTTCCATGTAACTCAACACGTTTTTCTTGGAAAAGTAATTCCCTTCTATGGTCCAAGTTACTTTCTGTATACTCATAATCCTCAAATATGTACTTAAATTCCAAAATGCTGTCTTGAAAAGCTGACCCATGTATATTCACCTATCAACTGCACATTGTCTCCCACGTACTTAAAAGTTCAATATGTCATAAATGGAAGTTACCATCTTCCCAAAACCTGCTTCTGTTCTTGTGTTTACTACCTCCATGCCTCTGTTTACCTACCTGGCCTGAGCAGGGAAACTAATTGTCATACTTCTCATTCTCTCAGTCTTCTActgtctgctccctgcccccacatatTTCCTAGCAAACATTGTCTTATCTTGAATATGTTTATATTCTCAAATATATCTTGAAtaggtttccttttctttttccccatggTTAACTGTCCTAGTTCAAGTTCTCATCAACTATGCCTGAACTTACCACACGTCCTCTCAACTCTTCTCGGGCTTCTCCGCAATGTAACCAAAAGAATCTTTCTTGAATACAAATCTAGTGAAATCACTCCCTTGTTTAAAACATGATCCTCCAGTACTCTAAGGATAATGTCTTTAATTGGCTTAGCAGGACGTGCATGATTTGACTTGTTTGCTGTTTTGGTCTCACTTGGAAGTTTCTTCTAAAGATTAATGTAGATACATGGTATGTCATGGGCACTAAATAGATAAGACTCCTCTACCTTTTACTTAAACCTCATTTTTAGACATAAGGAAAATGAGACTTGCTGAGGTTAAGTGGTATGCCCTAATTCACATAGCTAGTTAATGACAGAGCTGGAATAGCTGAGTACATCCAGCTCAGATAAAAGTCTGTTAAAATTCAGGAAAACATTGGCTAAAATTTATCTTGTCCTTCTGTGGATTTCTCAGCcatgagagaaggaaggacatacttagaaatattttgttttgttttgttttccctagcTACATCCCAAAGCAGTAACTTGTTTACTTATTCTGACTGAATATTAAATATCTGTTTTATTGGTTTACTATGTGataattctttcccttcttcaaaATAACGTAATCATGGCCAAACCACAGTGAACAAACAAGATCATTAGGAGCTTTTCGAGTCACTGAACTCTAAgtccttcctgctcctcccaGACAACtgcccagcactgagcctgaGTGAGACTACAAGCTGAAGAGCTGCCAGAAGTTTCAGAACAGTAAAACACAACTGGTTTCCTTAAATAAATGGCCTCTCTTCCAATTTGATCACTGTTAAAATCAAGTGCCATATAAAAGGGCATACATAAATACGTCCTGTCCCAGCTAAGTTTCCCCCCTCTTGATAATGGTGCAGTGGAGGGAGTGGGGTGGCTGTACTTGGgtatattttgtcctttttttaaaaaaaattaaaactcagccaaaatatagtacatcattagtttcagatgtagagtttggtaattcatcagttgcatgtaacactcagtggtcatcacatcacatgcactccttaatgcccatcacccaaataccccacccccacccacctcccctccagcagccctcagtttgtgtcctatagttaagagtcatggttcgtctccctctgtgttttcttcccattcagttttccctcccttcccctatgatcctctgcactatttcttatattccacataggagtgaaaccgtatgataactgtctttctctgactgacttatttcactcaacataataccctccagttccatccacgttgatgtaaGTGGTaatatcctttctgatggctgagtaatattccattgtgtatgtataccacctcttctttatccattcatctgtcgatggacacctgggctctttccatagtttggctattgtggacattgctgctatgaacagtggggtgcagatgccccttcagatcactacatctatatctttggggtaaatacctagtactgcaaatgctaggtcgtagggtagctctatttttagcttcttgtggaacctccatactgtttttcagagtggctgtatgaaaagcccacagcggatatcattctcaatggggaaaaactgagagcttttcccctaaagtcaggaacataacagggatgcccactctcactactgctgttcaacatagtactagaagtcctagcctcagcaatcagacaacgaaaagaaataaaaagcatccaaattggcaaagtaGAAGTccaactctcactctttgcaaatgacatgataccttatgtggaaaacctaaagactccacccaaaaattgctagatcTCAAATTTTGTCCCTTTTAACATGGGAATTAGAAAAGACACTTGAGCCATTTTTAGGAGTATATTTGAATTTATAAGTCCTGTGCTTATAGAATAGATATTAGAAAGGCAATTGGTATTATTTATGCAGGTCTCTGTCTTAATAGCTCATTAATTTCCTATCAATGCTCACAGGGATTAAACAGTCTGTCATAACCAGCCTCCACGAGCACCTTCCACATTACAGCAGGGGTGTCTGTCTGATCGACAAACATGGCAGAAGTAATGTATGTCACTTCTGcgattaggttataaaagacaTTATAGCTTCAGTCTTggattctctcactctctattttctctttgatcGCTCACTCTGGAGGAAACAAGATGCTGTGCTGTGAGCAATCCCATGCAGAAGACCACGATGTTTACTGTTGATTTACATTGTGCAAGCAGTTCTGATTGCTCATTTTCTGAATATCTTTCAAATCTTGATTATTAAAAACATGCTTGCTCATAAAAATCAGCTTTAacttaggaaaataaaaggaagtacaTTAAGACATAACCTAGAAAAACAAATGTCTAAAGTTAAGTTCCTCTATCCCAGGAGTAAAGAAAGAAccctataataataattaaattattattattactttatcattatcactattattatttttgtcattgaaGATACAGTCATGGATTAAAGGCACAGTATCTGGACACAACTTGTGATACGAAGCCCAATCTTTAGTGCATCCGtaatgaattttaagatttttctgaCATCTCCCACTGGCAGAATCAGACTTGCTGTTTTACTCCTTACATACGATTTTTAGAAGTTTGGACCAATACCCAGGTTAAGAAAGCATATAACatccttcttttctctgaagGGTAGCCTTCTGACATTTGGCACAACTCTCTGGATTGATACCATTTTCTTTGGTTTGGCCAACTGCTAAGAGCTCAGTGTAGTTATTCCCACTTGTTACCCTTTGAGAAAAGAGTATCGTGAGGGAAGTAGGAAATAACCTTGTGATGACAGCATGTGTACCGAGGGAGTCCTACCTGCGGGGCTGCCACCTTGCTGTCTTGAGGTTTCAATCTGAGGATGCAGCAGGATCTCTCTAGGAGGTTAGGGACATGGGGCTCTGCTGGAGAAAAGGAcacccctctccctgggctgATGATGAATTTACCTTCTTTAATTCCAAAGCAGTGGCCCCACTCCTTCAGGGTGATGTGCTTATCCTTGTTGGGGTCACACTCCTCAAAGAAGCGAGTTATGCAGTGTTCCATGGGCACCAGAGATGCTCGTAAAGGAGCGAGCTCAGAATGGGTCAGGACTCTGCCATAAAGTGAATGGTAGTATGTTAACGAGTAGCTTGCGTACCAAAGCTAACTTTAGGATAACCATGGCATTTTCCCACAAGATTGCTAAGTATGCCAAATAAATAGTACACTCATGAAAAACTGCAAATGAAATAAACTATCTATGGGTAAGAGACAGCACTTGGGATGTCACAAGGTTTCCTTCCTCACGGGGAAGTATCCTCCCCCCACCTTAAATTTATAGGGATGCCCCCACCAGCCATCATGTTTGTACAACCTGGCTCTTACCCACTGACCATACCTGATTGTTCCAGGTGTAGGCACTTGACCCAAGTTGGGCCAATCAGATTATCTTGGGAAATTTAGgatcaagaatgagaaagaattgAAGGAGTCTCTGTTGCAGGCTAGGTCCTAACACTTAAACTTGGGAACTGTGGTGTGGCCATATTCTGTTCTTTTCAAAGCAGTTTTGTGTTTAGACACCCAACCACATTTGTTTGGCATCTCAGTGTTCTAAATCAGAGCTGGGAAACTTCCTAAATTTGTTTAGAATTATCTTTGTATAGATAACTAAGACATTATATCGGAGAGATGATCTAGTAACGGGAAGATAAAGAATTTTTACCTGTCCATAGGATGTTGGTCAAGTTCACCAAACTGCCAGTGCACAGGATACACATACATGTGGTAGTTTTTCTTAAAGTCCCTTAAGAGAAGGTCAATGGAATGGTCCCCAGCCAAGAGCCTCTTTTCATCCAGGTAAATTTTCTTGACCTGGGATTAGGAAGGGAGAAAATCATCAGGGAATCAGACATGTGTAATGGAATTATCACTTGCTAAACTTTACTTAAAGAGTAATAGTGACATGACAGAGGAAAATAAGCCCAGACCATCATATGAGACCTAAtgaaatactttcttttctttttttttttttaaagattttatttatttattcgacagagatagagacagccagcgagagaaggaacacaagcagggggagtgggacaggaagaagcaggctcatagcggaagagcctgatgtggggctcgatcccagaacgccaggatcacgccctgagccaaaggcagacgcttaaccgctgtgccacccaggcgcccctaatgaaatACTTTCTAATCAACACTATAGACTTTCCTATTTCTACAGAGAATAACAgctaacattaaaacaaaacaaaacaaaacaacaacaacctgtGTTTCAGAAGAGATTTAAGTCtcttttgatctttcttttaACCAGGTACTATTCATCACAATAGGAGACGGTTTTAGTGAAAGGGGCTGGCCTGACCCAAGCAAAATTATTGGTTAGTTAGTAAAAAGTCTTGCTTTTCCCCCATTGGCACACTCCATTCTTAGTTCTCTGTGTATTTCTGTCCAGTGTCTGCTCACAATCAGTCTAGCCGTGGTGTGACACCACTTGTCCACCCCCATTAAAATGTCCCTGTTCTGTATCTAATGCTCTCAGGGTTTTCATGATGATGTATTAAAGAGAGAGGACAGGAATTATTTCTGGGCAATTCAGACAAAACTCTCAGCTTGTGATGTTACCCATGAACTAACTGGATGCAGTTAGAACAGAACTTCTACTCATCCCCATGGCCAcacccactcacctccctccttGTTATCATGGATGAACTTCCTTATCGTGCTCGAAATACAAGCCCAGCCTTTCACTGGTGCTCAGGAGCCTACCCCTTTCCATCTCTTCAAGAATACCCTATGGCAGCCGGGAAACTTTTCTACCTCTCATTAGTTCTTCCTTCTTACTGGGTTATTACCAGAGGCAAACAAACCTCTTCCACCCTCTTCCACTGGTAGGTGGGACTCCTGAACTCACATTCCCCTCCAGCTGCACACATTTCACTCTTCATCTTTACAGCAAATGCCTTGAAAATACTGTCTATACTTGCTGCTTCCACATCCTTTCTCCTATTCTCTTTTGAACCCTGTCCACTCAGGCTTTTCTCCTCTCCATTCTGCAGAAACAGTTTCTGTCAAGATCAACCCTGTGACCACCACATGTCAAATCAGTGGCCAACTCAGCCTCATCTTACAACCTGTAGACAGCATTTGACACAGTTAATTCACAGCTTCCTTCTTGTTTAATTCTTCATAGCATGTTTCATTCCATCTgacttttcttatatatatttgcatatttatttatatgtttatatattgcaTATGTGCTCATATTTGcaacatgtatatatgtatataaatatatacatctgaacacacacacacacacacatttgctcagagtctctctgcctagaatgcaAGCTCACGaaggcagagatttttgtttGGCTCATTGCTGTATCCCCAGCTCCTGTATCAATTCCAGATACCAGAGGTGTACTCAATAgctatttgatgaatgaattttCCCTGAGAACTTCTGGAATAAATATCCTAAACTTTTAAATCTTAATATATTACTGACTTTGCAAGTAAGGGACTTCTCTTACATCATGAATCTGTCTGGCCTATGAGGGcaaaaaagatgtttaaatttAAGTAATATGTCTGGGCCTAAACGGAGAAATGCTGAATTGAGGTTCACTTTGTCCGACCAGGGCTTGCTCTAGGGCACGAGTTAAAGAGTCCCTGCTCAGGCGGCTGCCCTTTGAGTAGGAATGGGGTGGCTTGGCCATGTCTCAAACCTTGTGGCATGAGTGGTGACCACTACTGATCTGTTAATACATATGAACTTACCAGGTGGGGGGAGGCAAAGTGGGCTCTTGCTGATATGCAGAGGGAGGTAGGCCTCTCTTCCCCCAACACACATGTCCTTTTCCCTCAGGCCTGTAGACAGACACTTAGGCAGCTGAGCTGCGGATAACttactctgtttctctgtttctcatttaGATATCCAGCGTGCTCAGGGTTCGGCTCATAAAGCTGCATGAGGATATTCTTGAGCCAATCTCTCATCCttaggggaaactgagtcacttCAAAGTCTGTACAAATAGGAATAGCTGttccaagaggaaagaaaagagattttaatcTTTGGGTCCCACTCCTATCCTATGGCAAGTCGTCATAATAGGAAGCCTAACAACATCCAGTGACCGAAAGCTCCCTCACCGTCCTGCCTACTGTCGCGACAGTGTCCTTAACCCTGGTGGCACAACAAGATTGCCcagtgtgttttaaaaacataccaGATAACGGCTTCCATTCCAAGAAATTCTGGTTTGATTGGTTTGGAGCGGAACTTGGGCATCAGGATGTTTTAAAAGTTCCAAAGATAATTTTGATACACAGGCAGGGCTGAGACCCACTGCCCTAGAATCAGACAGTTGGCATTTAGAGGTGGAGGACACAAGAACTCTTTATtaggagaaaaatgataaaagtggAAGTTAGattatgctgtggtaacaaataCTGTtcaatctcagtggcttaaaagaacaaaagttttgggttttgttttgtttttttttttagttttattgggATGTAACTGACATGTGGTACCGTGTAAGtgtaaggtgtacagcataatggcTGACATCCATATTTTGTGCTAGGACTACTACAATAAGTTAGCTGTTATCACCTCATCCAGtcacaaacatttttatttttccttgcgatgagaacttttaggatctacTCTTTGAGCAACTTTCACATGTACTATATAGCAGTGGTAACTACAGTCGCGGTGTTGGACATTCAAGTCCAATACAAGTTGGCAGGAGGGCTCTGCTCCTGGCGGTCTCTCTGGGGCTCGGGCTCATGAGACACCACCATCTCCACACAAGGTGGAGGGAGCGCAGACGACCATACACTAGCTCTTAAATACATCTGCCCAGAACTCACATGGGTGCTTTGGGCTGAACTTTCATCGAACAAAGAAACTCATATGGCCACAATTAACATCCAGAGGGCTGACAAGTTTAATATTCTTGTGTgtcaggaaggagaggagaactgGAAATATTAGTGAGCACGGCTGATGTGGAGAATTACTTAGTGATAAGGAGATCCAAACACAATTGAGAGTATCttgtggaaggaagaaaattcagaaaacttCTGGAAGGATATATTGTTATAAAACTTCTTGGCAGAGGCTTAAGATACATTGGAAAGAGGACAAGTAATTTAGCAAAATTCCAATGATTTGTCTCAGTTATTAAGTGGTAGCATTATCATAGTGGTTCTGAACCCTGGCTGCGCATTAGAATTGTCTAGGTTACtttacaaacaaatgaaaaaacaataccAAAGTCCCAACCCAGTCCAATtaaatgagtctcttatggttaaAGCCTgggcatttttcttttattttttaagtctctcCAGTAGATTTTAGTGAGCATCCTAGGTTCAGAACTACATTAGCCCTTTTCTATCAGCATGTATGAGATGTCTCTATATTATTCAGAGATTCACCCCGAATCCTCTCAGCAATGGTGGTTGGCGGAATAGTGGTGGAATCTTACATTTGCAGGCTCCAAAATAATCCAGCTGTAGTTGGTGCCCTTTTTTGGTCCCTTCCAGTTTACACTTGGTAGCAAACAGATGACAGGAGCTAGCATAGGTCTGATTGTCAGTGCCACAAACCTAGGACAGACAAGCACGAGAAAAAGCTCATATTTCTGAATGTACATTGGGGAAAGACCCTGCTCCTTAAAGCTCGTAGGCTGACTGATCAACTGTGCCAATGATGTGGTCAGGTAAGTgaagttattaaaatgaaaactgtcccatttggttaaaaaaaaaaaaagaaagaaaaatcaactaAATTATACCCATGGTGATGACAATTTAGCTCTAGATAAGCTTGGTAGAATGCAAACTGCAGATGTTCCAAGGATatggtgaattttaaaataagttctgAAGATCAACGCCATTATTATGTATTTAGGGCACAACTGAAATTCCTTGTTTTTGCTGGCATTTGTTCCCATTCAATATTATTTCAAGTATTAGATGATAACCTggacatttgcctttttttttttttttaaccaactatTTCAATTGCAAACCACTTTCTTTCAAATCACTAACTATTTGGGGCCCCTTAGAGACCCTTTTGTAGATACTTACTTGGTCAAGGAGTTTTGTAGGAGGACAAGTCACTGGATCTTGGCAAACACAGTGGGGTTTTCCCTGTTGGTCAGCCTTACAGATGTGTCCTCTTTTACACTGGAAGTTTATGCAAGAATCTAACAGAAAAGTTTGAACAGGAAGCATGAGCAAAGCTGAACTGAGTATGCAACCTCAAATTCATCCAGATAATTAGCTCTGTTTGCATTAATGAgagaaaatttgggaaaatattaGAAACCATTTTAATGGACATGTTAATGTTCAGATGGGACCCTCTGGCATCAGACTGTTTTACACAATAGTTTAGATCTTCCGTGCAGTTTGAATTgggaattaaaaaagaacaaagaacaaacaaaattaaaaagaacaaacagcTCTTCTTGGCCTGCCTACAATGGCCATAGTCTGGAGTCTATAATTCAAGGTTGTCCAAGTTGGTCAGAAGTTAAATAAGCCATGAAATTTTTATTgtgttgaaattaaaaatgtttgtgattGGGGTATGCAATTGGGAATTAGGTCTGAATTAAATACAAGGTCTACATTCACTAGTAAGTTATGGATTTGAGATTAAATAAGGTAGAATTAATTCTTCTCAGAAGTAAAAGGAtttaggaaaaaggaagaatCTAGCTTTCATACTAGTATTACAACAAGACTTCCAGTTTGTAAACACATTTGCTCACAGTTGTATATCAAATGTGTGCAAGAGAATGTCAACAACTTATGAGAACACTTCCTTGAGGAGGATTTGGGAGAGGAAATTTCTGTGAAGCAGTGACAAATGATGGAACAGAGAGAGCCTAATGTAACCATTCCATTTCTTCCTTGATACTGTCACAAGCCACATGCTTAAGCCTGTACTCACCAATACCGTGCACCATTCTGTTGTCTTCATATGAACGTTCATCTTCTTTCGGTGAGCTCTCTGCTTTCCTGGCCTTTATAATAACAAGAGCAGAAGCTGAAGTCTTTTTAGGGGAATGCCATtacttaatttgtatttccacTGTGCACACCTTCACAAAGCTTTTCATGCCCAAATCATTTCAGATCTCAAAAAGACACCAGCCGTAATTGTGGAAATAGACAGTAACCCTTTGAGAACAGGAGCCATTTGTATCTTCAACTGGATTCAGTGCTATATCTCTGGGGATTATTCAATTAAAGTTGGAACTAACATAAGGAGCAAAGTTGGAACCTTCCATTTGGATTTTGGAAAACAGTAGAAATGTAGTATTATCATGTGATTCCACAGTTAAAACAGAACTATATCAGTAATCTCTATGAAGCTGTTCAGAAAGGTTTCTtaccaggtttctttttttttttcaagatgtatttatttattttaaagagagagagagagagacagggagggagaaagtgtgtgtggggggaacagagggagagggagaaagaaactcaagcgtatccacattgagtgcagagccctacatggggcttgatctcaagatcctgacagcaggacctgaactgaaaccaagagtcagatgctcaaccaatggagccacccaggtgccccaggtttctAAAGTATAATAGAACTCTTACCTTAAAATGGCAGCAGAATTCTCAGTAATCAAGGTTACTATTGACTTTGGCCACCAAAAGCTATGTCAAGTCCTCCTACTGGGTGGCTGCTGACGTTTTGCATAAAAGCTCCAAATGTTTAAACAATGAATAACAATATACTTCTCCCCAACTCCCACTCTGCTGCAGTTTTCTGATGGCCGTTTTGGTGTGGGTTTGCTTAATAAAGCTGTAGCTGAAGTCTTCATTCTTAATCTTTATAGTTACATCAACAGACATTCCTGGATCTCTTACTATGTTAGAGGCATTGTGCTAGACATTGGTGATTCAACTTGAACATTACATGGCATCTACTCTCAAGACATTAGAGCGGTAGTTGTCAGATCTTTCAGAGTTTATCATTCTAGTGAGCTCCAGCCACTTTCAGCAGCCTGCACCTGCATCTCTCTGCCTGAAAAACCATGGCAATCTCTTTGGCCTGCTCCAAGGACACACCGAAAGTGCTGGGGAATTAACACCTCTCCTAGCCATTCTCAGTGTGTATAAATGCCGCAGCTCCCTCGCTCTCCAAATGGGGGAATTCAGAGGAATATGCTTTACGTGACTTTACTGACGTACCTTTGAttagcttccttcccttccccgcGTCACGTCCCACACCTCTTTCTTCCCTGCATTTCTCAAATAAACTGTACTAAAATGCAGGGTCTGCTTCTAGGGGGAACCCAAATAAAACAGGCACTTTTAGCCTAGTGATGGAGATGCAGAGGAAACGAagtaattttgatatattttagtAATGTACTGATAGAGATAGGCACAGAAGACTGTGAGAGCACAGAGAAAGGTCATGGTTATATCTTGATAAAGCTAACTGCTCTATCGGAAAAGCATTATTATAAAGATCTCACCCCTTGGTGTTCTCCAGGCTCGCTGGCATCTACATTCCCATTCTCacgtgttctttctctttcctcttcataTTTGAGGTGGTAGGAAATGGACTGAGATCTGTCAGCCTCTACGAAGGCCTCACTTGGGATGAACTCGTAGTCATCACTAGCGCCATGTCTGGGGTCATCAGCACCATCAACATTAGCTCCCTGATTTCTGGGCATGATGCCGCCATCTTCAGTAGGCTCCACAAGCAGAGCTTCGGGAACAGACTTCTTGTCTATCTCCTCATGGTTGCTGCTAACTTCAGGTTTTTCTTCTTGGCGCTGCCATTCAGCATCCTGATTGTGCTTATTAATCTCTGACGCAGTTTCGTCTTCCATTTCTGCATTGGAACTATCCTCTTCTTGTTCTTGGTTACCCTGTTCAAATTCATCTTTCCGCATCTTGCTTATTTGAGTTGGCTGATTGGACTCTTCCAAAACATCATCAGGTTGGgtgctgtcctcctcctccttgctgtTAGAATGCTCCTtgggaaattctctctccctttcttggtTATCGTCGTGGGTACCAACTTCACCTGGCTCTTcatccccttcctcttctccattgGGAATATTCGGATCCTGCTCTTGGTTTCCTTGTTCACTTACATCTTGGCTGTGTTTGTTGCTCCCGTTCAGCTGAGGGTGTAAACCATTTATGGGTTGTTCCTgttcttcttctgtttttgtgATGCTTTCTTGTTGGTTAGAATCTACAACGGAACTAGTGTTAGGAGCAAGGAAATCAATGTTTTCTGGGAGTTTTTTCTTTTGAGGCTCACCCATATCTTCTTTTAGGTCCAATGTACCTTGAGATGGTGTATATTCCAAGTTCTCACTTAAGTCACTCTCACTTTCCTCTTCATCCTGTAATCCGAGCTCTGGGCTGTAACTCTGGTCCTGATCTGCTGACTGATCATGGTTTTCCTCCTTTGACTTTAGTACTGAAGATTTTTCAGccttaaaacaaaagaagtttACTCTTTTGAAACAAATGATAATGGAATATCTACATTATACTTATAATTCATAAGCCAACACTTaatattcattattctttttcgTTATATAATATCAGGTAAACTCATATACGATGTTCTTCTCATTCTAGAGCTACAAGTTGAACCTGAATTCCAATTTTGTGAAATGACATGCTCATATAGCACCTTGGCTAAAGGTGTAGAACTCATTCTCACAGTTCTTCTGGTGATTGGAGACAGTTGATGTGatcattgtcttttaaaaaattaagctgagATAAGTGAGAATGAGGTGATATCCTTGACTATGCTTTGAAAGTGAGAcctttggaaaatttaaaaattgtaatagtGTAACCATGTTACTCTTACCTTATGGTTGGGCTGGTCTATAGACGCTgcaatttccttttcattttctgcatCTTCAACCCTTAACATTGGGATTGCAGTGTTGTTAGGTGTTACTAATATTTCAGCCTG encodes:
- the SPARCL1 gene encoding SPARC-like protein 1 isoform X2, whose protein sequence is MKTVIFFLYVLGTAAAIPTNARFLSDHSKPTADSLSSIQQAEILVTPNNTAIPMLRVEDAENEKEIAASIDQPNHKAEKSSVLKSKEENHDQSADQDQSYSPELGLQDEEESESDLSENLEYTPSQDSNQQESITKTEEEQEQPINGLHPQLNGSNKHSQDVSEQGNQEQDPNIPNGEEEGDEEPGEVGTHDDNQEREREFPKEHSNSKEEEDSTQPDDVLEESNQPTQISKMRKDEFEQGNQEQEEDSSNAEMEDETASEINKHNQDAEWQRQEEKPEVSSNHEEIDKKSVPEALLVEPTEDGGIMPRNQGANVDGADDPRHGASDDYEFIPSEAFVEADRSQSISYHLKYEEERERTRENGNVDASEPGEHQGARKAESSPKEDERSYEDNRMVHGIDSCINFQCKRGHICKADQQGKPHCVCQDPVTCPPTKLLDQVCGTDNQTYASSCHLFATKCKLEGTKKGHQLQLDYFGACKSIPICTDFEVTQFPLRMRDWLKNILMQLYEPNPEHAGYLNEKQRNRVKKIYLDEKRLLAGDHSIDLLLRDFKKNYHMYVYPVHWQFGELDQHPMDRVLTHSELAPLRASLVPMEHCITRFFEECDPNKDKHITLKEWGHCFGIKEGKFIISPGRGVSFSPAEPHVPNLLERSCCILRLKPQDSKVAAPQVGLPRYTCCHHKVISYFPHDTLFSKGNKWE
- the SPARCL1 gene encoding SPARC-like protein 1 isoform X1, with the protein product MKTVIFFLYVLGTAAAIPTNARFLSDHSKPTADSLSSIQQAEILVTPNNTAIPMLRVEDAENEKEIAASIDQPNHKAEKSSVLKSKEENHDQSADQDQSYSPELGLQDEEESESDLSENLEYTPSQGTLDLKEDMGEPQKKKLPENIDFLAPNTSSVVDSNQQESITKTEEEQEQPINGLHPQLNGSNKHSQDVSEQGNQEQDPNIPNGEEEGDEEPGEVGTHDDNQEREREFPKEHSNSKEEEDSTQPDDVLEESNQPTQISKMRKDEFEQGNQEQEEDSSNAEMEDETASEINKHNQDAEWQRQEEKPEVSSNHEEIDKKSVPEALLVEPTEDGGIMPRNQGANVDGADDPRHGASDDYEFIPSEAFVEADRSQSISYHLKYEEERERTRENGNVDASEPGEHQGARKAESSPKEDERSYEDNRMVHGIDSCINFQCKRGHICKADQQGKPHCVCQDPVTCPPTKLLDQVCGTDNQTYASSCHLFATKCKLEGTKKGHQLQLDYFGACKSIPICTDFEVTQFPLRMRDWLKNILMQLYEPNPEHAGYLNEKQRNRVKKIYLDEKRLLAGDHSIDLLLRDFKKNYHMYVYPVHWQFGELDQHPMDRVLTHSELAPLRASLVPMEHCITRFFEECDPNKDKHITLKEWGHCFGIKEGKFIISPGRGVSFSPAEPHVPNLLERSCCILRLKPQDSKVAAPQVGLPRYTCCHHKVISYFPHDTLFSKGNKWE
- the SPARCL1 gene encoding SPARC-like protein 1 isoform X4 produces the protein MKTVIFFLYVLGTAAAIPTNARFLSDHSKPTADSLSSIQQAEILVTPNNTAIPMLRVEDAENEKEIAASIDQPNHKAEKSSVLKSKEENHDQSADQDQSYSPELGLQDEEESESDLSENLEYTPSQDSNQQESITKTEEEQEQPINGLHPQLNGSNKHSQDVSEQGNQEQDPNIPNGEEEGDEEPGEVGTHDDNQEREREFPKEHSNSKEEEDSTQPDDVLEESNQPTQISKMRKDEFEQGNQEQEEDSSNAEMEDETASEINKHNQDAEWQRQEEKPEVSSNHEEIDKKSVPEALLVEPTEDGGIMPRNQGANVDGADDPRHGASDDYEFIPSEAFVEADRSQSISYHLKYEEERERTRENGNVDASEPGEHQGARKAESSPKEDERSYEDNRMVHGIDSCINFQCKRGHICKADQQGKPHCVCQDPVTCPPTKLLDQVCGTDNQTYASSCHLFATKCKLEGTKKGHQLQLDYFGACKSIPICTDFEVTQFPLRMRDWLKNILMQLYEPNPEHAGYLNEKQRNRVKKIYLDEKRLLAGDHSIDLLLRDFKKNYHMYVYPVHWQFGELDQHPMDRVLTHSELAPLRASLVPMEHCITRFFEECDPNKDKHITLKEWGHCFGIKEEDIDENLLF
- the SPARCL1 gene encoding SPARC-like protein 1 isoform X3 → MKTVIFFLYVLGTAAAIPTNARFLSDHSKPTADSLSSIQQAEILVTPNNTAIPMLRVEDAENEKEIAASIDQPNHKAEKSSVLKSKEENHDQSADQDQSYSPELGLQDEEESESDLSENLEYTPSQGTLDLKEDMGEPQKKKLPENIDFLAPNTSSVVDSNQQESITKTEEEQEQPINGLHPQLNGSNKHSQDVSEQGNQEQDPNIPNGEEEGDEEPGEVGTHDDNQEREREFPKEHSNSKEEEDSTQPDDVLEESNQPTQISKMRKDEFEQGNQEQEEDSSNAEMEDETASEINKHNQDAEWQRQEEKPEVSSNHEEIDKKSVPEALLVEPTEDGGIMPRNQGANVDGADDPRHGASDDYEFIPSEAFVEADRSQSISYHLKYEEERERTRENGNVDASEPGEHQGARKAESSPKEDERSYEDNRMVHGIDSCINFQCKRGHICKADQQGKPHCVCQDPVTCPPTKLLDQVCGTDNQTYASSCHLFATKCKLEGTKKGHQLQLDYFGACKSIPICTDFEVTQFPLRMRDWLKNILMQLYEPNPEHAGYLNEKQRNRVKKIYLDEKRLLAGDHSIDLLLRDFKKNYHMYVYPVHWQFGELDQHPMDRVLTHSELAPLRASLVPMEHCITRFFEECDPNKDKHITLKEWGHCFGIKEEDIDENLLF